A genomic window from Triticum urartu cultivar G1812 chromosome 7, Tu2.1, whole genome shotgun sequence includes:
- the LOC125522157 gene encoding translation initiation factor IF-2, chloroplastic-like codes for MASPASVTNLGSNGRPGPLPTAAVRRGHLVSRISFTGFDGVRRWPCAPGRLCRCMVITNLIDEKGAQFSSRVSVNVKADDDSDLLSKPPQRPVRLNGPPASMDTATTSAPARKPAGVTLQDREKVRESLDEVLEKAEKLEASRSRNVDGENRALRQNDVAKPNSSVPIVVEEGSNSKRTKTLKSVWRKGNPVPTVHKVIRDRPRTETRDQSISAAEPSVSSPSKLAPHLQTRPSVAPPPRRPVKADTSKEKKGPILIDKFASKRPMVDPAVAEALVDPVKPVRGPPAKAKDNRHKKIITPAGPRRRMSNDDRSVDDDAPVRKGRRWSKAKRRAARLEALEAEEPVRVEILEVGEEGMDIDELAYQLAVGESEILRFLSVRGAMLDNVQTLDKDLVKMVCMEYEVEVLESVPVRVEEMAKKNEFLDEEDLDKLEVRPPIVTIMGHVDHGKTTLLDYIRKSKVVASEAGGITQGIGAYQVLVPVDGNPQACVFLDTPGHEAFGAMRARGAKVTDICIIVVSADDGVQPQTNEAIAHAKAARVPVVIAINKVDKEGANPERVMQELSQIGLMPEMWGGDTPMVQISALKGENVDELLETVMLVAELLELKANPHRNAKGTVIEACLDKAKGPLATLVVQNGTLNKGDILVCGEAFGKIRAMYDDRGSLVDQAAPSNAVQVFPLSYFRHSFSCDSFLVHFIILSYL; via the exons ATGGCGTCTCCTGCTTCTGTTACCAACCTGGGGAGCAACGGAAGGCCTGGCCCACTGCCGACAGCGGCAGTGAGGAGAGGGCACTTGGTTTCAAGGATCAGTTTCACGGGTTTTGACGGTGTCCGGAGGTGGCCATGTGCACCTGGAAGACTATGTAGATGTATGGTCATAACTAACTTGATCGATGAGAAGGGAGCTCAGTTCTCATCAAGAGTAAGTGTGAACGTTAAAGCTGATGATGACAGTGATCTTCTTTCAAAGCCCCCGCAGAGGCCAGTCCGGCTGAATGGGCCACCAGCAAGCATGGATACAGCAACAACATCAGCACCTGCCAGGAAGCCAGCAGGCGTAACATTGCAAGACCGAGAGAAGGTCCGAGAGTCATTGGATGAGGTGTTGGAGAAGGCAGAGAAACTTGAGGCCTCGAGATCCAGAAATGTGGATGGTGAGAACCGTGCATTGAGACAGAATGATGTGGCAAAGCCTAATAGTTCAGTGCCAATAGTGGTGGAGGAAGGCTCGAATTCCAAAAGGACAAAAACACTAAAGAGTGTATGGAGAAAGGGGAACCCTGTGCCCACTGTACATAAGGTGATTAGAGACCGTCCACGCACTGAAACTAGGGATCAGTCCATATCTGCTGCTGAACCTTCAGTGTCATCTCCATCAAAACTAGCACCTCACCTACAAACAAGACCTTCTGTAGCACCACCACCTCGTCGCCCTGTCAAAGCTGACACATCAAAGGAGAAAAAAGGACCCATCCTGATCGACAAATTTGCTTCCAAGAGACCAATGGTTGATCCAGCTGTAGCTGAGGCACTGGTAGACCCTGTCAAGCCAGTACGCGGTCCACCAGCCAAAGCGAAGGATAATCGTCATAAAAAAATTATTACACCAGCTGGTCCCCGCCGACGTATGTCAAATGATGATCGATCAGTTGATGACGACGCTCCAGTGCGCAAGGGAAGGAGGTGGAGCAAGGCAAAACGTAGGGCTGCCAGGCTTGAGGCTTTAGAAGCTGAAGAGCCTGTTAGGGTTGAGATCCTTGAAGTTGGTGAAGAAGGTATGGATATTGACGAACTAGCATATCAACTGGCAGTTGGCGAATCAGAAATTCTGCGCTTTTTATCAGTGAGAGGAGCAATGCTTGACAATGTTCAGACTCTTGATAAAGATTTGGTTAAGATGGTTTGCATGGAATATGAAGTTGAAGTACTGGAAAGTGTTCCGGTGAGAGTGGAAGAGATGGCAAAGAAGAATGAGTTCCTTGATGAGGAGGATTTGGATAAACTGGAAGTAAGGCCTCCCATTGTAACTATCATGGGTCATGTTGATCATGGGAAG ACTACCCTTTTGGATTATATACGCAAGAGCAAG GTGGTGGCATCTGAAGCTGGTGGAATAACACAAGGAATTGGAGCATATCAGGTTCTTGTGCCAGTTGATGGAAACCCTCAGGCTTGTGTTTTTCTTGATACTCCAGGGCATGAG GCGTTTGGTGCAATGAGAGCTCGAGGAGCAAAGGTAACTGATATCTGTATCATTGTTGTGTCTGCGGATGATGGCGTTCAGCCACAAACAAATGAGGCAATTGCGCATGCAAAGGCAGCCAGAGTCCCTGTTGTAATAGCTATAAATAAG GTGGACAAGGAGGGAGCTAATCCAGAACGAGTCATGCAAGAGCTTTCCCAGATAGGGCTTATGCCAGAGATGTGGGGTGGTGACACCCCGATGGTTCAG ATAAGTGCTCTTAAGGGAGAGAATGTTGATGAGCTATTAGAGACTGTCATGCTTGTTGCTGAG TTGCTAGAATTAAAAGCCAATCCTCATAGAAATGCAAAGGGTACGGTTATTGAAGCATGTCTTGACAAGGCTAAAGGacctcttgccaccctagttgtACAGAATGGAACCTTGAATAAGGGCGATATTCTTGTTTGTGGTGAAGCTTTTGGAAAG ATCCGTGCAATGTATGATGATCGTGGAAGCCTTGTAGACCAAGCAGCGCCATCCAACGCCGTGCAGGTTTTTCCTC